One segment of Coffea arabica cultivar ET-39 chromosome 7c, Coffea Arabica ET-39 HiFi, whole genome shotgun sequence DNA contains the following:
- the LOC113700223 gene encoding uncharacterized protein isoform X1: protein MSGKVEYLHGLQIQAGNDHSLGFVTGGSAHVQMQLSTKECENLGLTGLDLCSDCNTFAEYVKDQGVRSIIDSKKTIHMVQMIEDAVTLKPVHGITNFVPILNSRRNGTKKKRKP, encoded by the exons ATGA GTGGAAAGGTTGAATATTTACATGGACTACAAATTCAAG CAGGAAATGACCATTCTTTGGGTTTTGTTACTGGTGGGTCTGCTCATGTGCAAATGCAACTTAGCACCAAAGAGTGTGAGAATCTGGGATTAACTGGTCTGGATCTCTGCTCAGACTGCAACACCTTTGCTGAGTATGTCAAGGACCAAG GAGTACGTTCAATTATTGACTCAAAAAAGACGATCCATATG GTGCAAATGATTGAAGATGCAGTCACTCTGAAACCAGTTCATGGAATAACAAACTTT GTTCCCATTTTAAACAGCAGGAGAAatgggacaaaaaaaaaaaggaagccaTGA
- the LOC113700223 gene encoding uncharacterized protein isoform X2 produces MSGKVEYLHGLQIQGNDHSLGFVTGGSAHVQMQLSTKECENLGLTGLDLCSDCNTFAEYVKDQGVRSIIDSKKTIHMVQMIEDAVTLKPVHGITNFVPILNSRRNGTKKKRKP; encoded by the exons ATGA GTGGAAAGGTTGAATATTTACATGGACTACAAATTCAAG GAAATGACCATTCTTTGGGTTTTGTTACTGGTGGGTCTGCTCATGTGCAAATGCAACTTAGCACCAAAGAGTGTGAGAATCTGGGATTAACTGGTCTGGATCTCTGCTCAGACTGCAACACCTTTGCTGAGTATGTCAAGGACCAAG GAGTACGTTCAATTATTGACTCAAAAAAGACGATCCATATG GTGCAAATGATTGAAGATGCAGTCACTCTGAAACCAGTTCATGGAATAACAAACTTT GTTCCCATTTTAAACAGCAGGAGAAatgggacaaaaaaaaaaaggaagccaTGA
- the LOC113699665 gene encoding uncharacterized protein → MYFQYFEQVEKSENLAFFLSFFTHNSPNKSLCNWKSMKKDPSIMKENMKWTLAMDEVFIQALLDQHYKGFRVDGTFTPTAYNNIINELKEKLGMEFTKSHLKNRLKTLKEHFKESYDFFRNGKLSGFSWNPFTKTWCAEPKVWEQLLQEKPETIRWKTKVINHYDSLEELFAKDRATGQGAETAKEKRMRWINEPNGVQFESIIEIDNMLSQNEISLETFNNSSKELDAQRSKACNNKQSQGTAATQGKKRKVTCDEEFESLKGALHNVADALREGNTILEKSRPWVYPEKEIYDELVNIGVETDLIDDYYVFLCQNTEKVRSFFGCPSERRRNILKWILATFVYMSVLSDVRNTFEDIS, encoded by the exons ATGTACTTTCAATACTTCGAGCAGGTTGAGAAATCAGAAAACTTGGCTTTCTTTCTTTCGTTCTTCACCCATAATTCACCAAACAAAAG TTTGTGTAATTGGAAAAGCATGAAGAAAGATCCAAGCATCATGAAGGAAAACATGAAATGGACTCTAGCAATGGATGAAGTCTTCATTCAGGCCCTTTTAGATCAGCATTATAAAGGATTTCGCGTGGATGGAACTTTTACACCAACTGCATACAATAATATTATCAATGAGTTGAAGGAGAAACTTGGAATGGAATTTACCAAAAGTCATTTGAAGAATCGACTGAAGACACTCAAGGAACACTTCAAAGAGTCCTATGATTTCTTTAGAAATGGAAAATTAAGTGGTTTTTCTTGGAACCCATTCACAAAAACTTGGTGTGCTGAACCTAAAGTTTGGGAACAACTTCTACAG GAAAAACCTGAAACTATAAGGTGGAAGACTAAAGTTATCAACCATTATGACAGTTTAGAAGAACTTTTTGCTAAAGATAGAGCAACGGGACAAGGTGCTGAAACAGCGAAAGAGAAACGCATGCGTTGGATAAATGAACCAAATGGAGTGCAGTTTGAAAGTATCATTGAGATTGACAACATGCTATCTCAAAATGAGATCAGTCTAGAGACCTTCAATAATTCAAGTAAGGAGTTGGATGCACAACGATCAAAGGCATGTAACAACAAACAATCTCAAGGTACAGCagcaacacaaggtaagaaaagaaaagtcacATGTGATGAAGAATTTGAAAGTTTGAAGGGTGCACTTCACAATGTTGCTGATGCACTAAGAGAAGGTAATACTATTCTTGAAAAATCTAGGCCATGGGTATATCCAGAGAAAGAGATTTATGATGAACTTGTTAATATTGGAGTTGAGACAGACCTGATTGATGATTATTATGTGTTCCTTTGTCAAAACACTGAGAAAGTAAGAAGCTTCTTTGGATGCCCATCGGAAAGGCGTAGgaatattttgaaatggatTTTAGCCACTTTTGTCTATATGAGTGTGTTATCAGATGTTCGAAATACTTTTGAAGATATAAGCTAG
- the LOC140010230 gene encoding uncharacterized protein, translating into MDKEQNEVDGEYDIQQRKRQLVATEIVCHVVNMIIARKLSHANYVDRPIGYWSAQCHLVREELLMQLSTNGYLSKVIRMGPETFRRLCDLLQTHGGLQPTQRATVQEQVVKFLHILTIPSKNITMSYFYRRSGETVSRHFHRVLRAVIALEDQFLQQPTGEQLPPEILNSARFYPYFKDCVGAIDGSHVRVKVPNIDAAKYHGKYYLVDAGFMLRRGLLTPYRNVRYHLKEYSSQQPQNFRELFNLRHSSLRNAIERAFGVLKKRFPIIGDTQPTYSVEIQSQIVLACCILHNFLMEFDPDLEYINEVDGELASQSPSEEESGDISAEKDHAQGESLRNEIAMQMWNDYIL; encoded by the exons ATGGATAAGGAACAAAATGAAGTCGATGGAGAATATGACATTCAACAAAGGAAGCGACAATTGGTTGCTACTGAAATTGTTTGTCATGTAGTAAACATGATAATTGCTCGAAAACTAAGCCATGCAAATTATGTGGATCGACCCATTGGATATTGGTCTGCACAATGTCATTTAGTACGAGAGGAATTATTGATGCAACTTAGTACAAATGGATATTTGAGTAAGGTTATCCGTATGGGACCAGAAACTTTTAGGCGCTTATGTGACTTATTGCAAACACATGGTGGTCTACAACCTACTCAAAGAGCCACGGTGCAAGAGCAAGTTGTTAAATTTCTCCATATATTAACAATTCCctcaaaaaatatcacaatgtCATACTTTTATCGGCGTTCTGGAGAAACTGTTAGTCGtcattttcatagagttttACGAGCAGTTATAGCATTAGAGGATCAATTTCTTCAGCAGCCTACGGGAGAACAACTTCCTCCGGAAATACTTAATAGTGCAAGATTTTATCCATATTTTAAG GATTGTGTGGGTGCAATTGATGGAAGCCATGTTCGCGTTAAGGTGCCAAATATTGATGCGGCAAAATATCATG GTAAATATTATCTTGTTGATGCTGGATTCATGTTGAGAAGGGGACTTCTTACACCTTATAGAAATGTAAGGTATCACTTGAAGGAATACTCAAGTCAACAACCGCAaaactttcgagaactattcaATTTGCGACATTCATCATTGCGTAATGCAATTGAGAGAGCATTTGGTGTCTTGAAAAAACGGTTTCCAATCATTGGAGATACTCAACCAACTTATAGTGTTGAAATACAATCACAAattgtgcttgcttgttgtaTATTACATAATTTTCTCATGGAGTTTGACCCTGACTTGGAGTACATTAATGAAGTGGATGGAGAATTGGCAAGTCAATCTCCATCGGAGGAGGAAAGTGGAGATATAAGTGCTGAAAAAGATCATGCTCAAGGAGAGAGTTTAAGGAATGAAATAGCAATGCAAATGTGGAATGATTACATACTATGA